In Bacillota bacterium, the following are encoded in one genomic region:
- a CDS encoding sugar ABC transporter substrate-binding protein gives MKRGRVSVITLLAILLVFALLIAGCGPTEEPPVGEPDGEEPEVEESFRVAMFHLVQANEYDQSRNDGMVATAAGQNVQVDFFSCEYDTQEQINQIQDAIAAGVYDAFIIHPNDSNAVVPSIEEALAEGIIVIGADGPFGPNTRSLDPYPEGVTSIIGRTGWTTGSWLGEAVVAAAEGMEEAKVAYLIGFQALTIDQDRFEALEEVIAPYDHIEVVSFQEGLYRRDTSREIMQNVFQANPDINIVVSSGDQMTLGAYDAAVEAGIADGIMFIGNGCSREGWQAIKDGYFFASYADIPYTQGVLLIETVAAALRGETVPRSINLEDQRPPLPQEGPMITADNIEQFTGEW, from the coding sequence GGTTTTTGCTTTACTCATCGCGGGCTGCGGACCGACTGAGGAACCACCAGTCGGCGAACCCGATGGTGAGGAACCTGAAGTTGAAGAGAGTTTCCGCGTGGCCATGTTCCACCTGGTGCAGGCCAACGAATATGACCAGTCCCGCAATGACGGGATGGTCGCCACTGCTGCGGGACAGAATGTGCAGGTAGACTTCTTCTCCTGCGAGTATGACACCCAGGAACAGATCAACCAGATCCAGGATGCAATCGCTGCCGGAGTCTATGATGCTTTCATCATCCACCCCAATGACAGCAATGCTGTAGTCCCCTCGATCGAAGAAGCTCTGGCAGAGGGTATTATTGTAATCGGCGCAGACGGACCTTTCGGGCCGAATACAAGATCACTTGATCCCTATCCGGAAGGTGTAACTAGCATTATCGGACGTACTGGCTGGACAACCGGTTCATGGCTCGGTGAAGCTGTTGTAGCGGCCGCTGAAGGCATGGAAGAAGCCAAAGTGGCATACCTGATCGGCTTCCAGGCTCTGACCATTGACCAGGACCGTTTTGAAGCCCTAGAAGAGGTAATTGCCCCTTACGATCATATTGAAGTTGTCTCCTTCCAGGAAGGGTTATACCGCAGGGATACTTCGCGGGAAATTATGCAGAATGTATTCCAGGCCAATCCCGATATCAACATTGTTGTTTCTTCGGGCGACCAGATGACCCTGGGCGCTTATGATGCCGCAGTTGAAGCCGGTATTGCCGATGGAATTATGTTTATCGGTAACGGCTGCAGCCGGGAAGGCTGGCAGGCCATTAAAGACGGCTATTTCTTCGCCAGCTATGCTGATATTCCCTATACTCAGGGTGTGCTGTTAATCGAAACAGTTGCGGCAGCACTGCGCGGCGAAACTGTTCCGAGATCGATCAACCTTGAAGATCAGCGGCCTCCGCTTCCCCAGGAAGGTCCGATGATTACCGCAGATAATATCGAACAGTTCACCGGTGAGTGGTAA